One segment of Panicum virgatum strain AP13 chromosome 1K, P.virgatum_v5, whole genome shotgun sequence DNA contains the following:
- the LOC120684092 gene encoding 26S proteasome regulatory subunit 8 homolog A-like has product MATVAMDISKPTPAASGDEAAAAAAAKGRSGGGGEGLRQYYLQHIHDLQLQIRQKTHNLNRLEAQRNDLNSRVRMLREELQLLQEPGSYVGEVVKVMGKSKVLVKVHPEGKYVVDIDKSIDITKITPSTRVALRNDSYMLHLILPSKVDPLVNLMKVEKVPDSTYDMIGGLDQQIKEIKEVIELPIKHPELFESLGIAQPKGVLLYGPPGTGKTLLARAVAHHTDCTFIRVSGSELVQKYIGEGSRMVRELFVMAREHAPSIIFMDEIDSIGSARMESGTGNGDSEVQRTMLELLNQLDGFEASNKIKVLMATNRIDILDQALLRPGRIDRKIEFPNPNEDSRFDILKIHSRKMNLMRGIDLKKIAEKMNGASGAELKAVCTEAGMFALRERRVHVTQEDFEMAVAKVMKKDTEKNMSLRKLWK; this is encoded by the exons atggcgacggtgGCGATGGACATCTCGAagcccacgccggcggcgtccggcgacgaggccgcggcggcggcggcggcgaaggggaggagcggcggcgggggcgagggccTCCGCCAGTACTACCTCCAGCACATCCACGACCTGCAGCTCCAGATCCGGCAGAAGACCCACAACCTCAACCGCCTCGAGGCCCAGCGCAACGACCTCAACTCCCGAG TTAGAATGCTCAGGGAAGAGCTGCAGTTGCTTCAAGAGCCTGGGTCATATGTTGGTGAGGTGGTGAAGGTCATGGGCAAATCTAAGGTTCTGGTGAAG GTGCATCCAGAAGGCAAATATGTTGTGGATATTGATAAGAGCATTGATATTACGAAGATCACACCTTCAACAAGAGTTGCTCTTCGAAATGACAGCTATATGCTCCATCTGATCCTGCCAAGCAAAGTTGATCCATTGGTCAAtctcatgaaggttgagaaggtTCCTGACTCTACTTATGATATGATTGGAGGCCTTGACCAGCAAATTAAAGAGATCAAAGAG GTCATCGAGCTTCCAATCAAACATCCTGAGCTGTTTGAGAGCCTCGGAATTGCCCAGCCAAAG GGTGTCCTCCTTTATGGACCTCCAGGCACAGGAAAGACTTTGCTGGCACGTGCAGTTGCTCATCACACTGATTGCACCTTCATCAGGGTTTCTGGTTCTGAGCTGGTTCAGAAGTATATTGGTGAGGGCTCCCGTATGGTTCGTGAACTATTCGTTATGGCCAG GGAACACGCACCGTCCATTATATTTATGGATGAAATAGATTCTATTGGATCTGCTAGAATGGAGTCTGGAACTGGCAACGGTGATAGTGAAGTTCAGCGTACCATGCTTGAGCTTCTGAACCAGCTTGATGGTTTTGAAGCATCAAACAAAATTAAG GTTCTGATGGCAACGAACAGAATCGACATCTTGGATCAAGCCCTTCTGAGGCCTGGACGCATAGACAGGAAGATTGAATTTCCGAATCCCAATGAGGAT TCACGTTTCGATATCTTGAAGATTCATTCAAGAAAAATGAACTTGATGCGTGGTATTGATCTGAAAAAGATTGCAGAAAAGATGAATGGAGCCTCAGGAGCTGAGCTGAAG GCGGTCTGCACAGAAGCTGGAATGTTTGCCCTTCGCGAGAGAAGGGTACACGTTACACAGGAGGACTTTGAGATGGCGGTGGCCAAGGTTATGAAGAAAGACACGGAGAAGAACATGTCCCTGCGCAAGCTCTGGAAGTGA